From Paenibacillus polymyxa, the proteins below share one genomic window:
- the spoIIR gene encoding stage II sporulation protein R — MRSWIKQAAMILFCISILMMSWEGQKTDAAMTTGARGTLASGVTTTGLKVIPHDSIRLRILANSDRPEDQLVKREIRDAIVQQMNAWVGELDNPQSLNQARVLIDAHLPEIDRLVGEELALRGIAYDHQVELASVPFPTKMYGGLVYPAGNYEALRVTLGQGKGQNWWCVLFPPLCFIDAGSGEAAAQTVSAKTSHEDNRTNAAGKEPEVRFFLWDALTGLWSWVSGLFA; from the coding sequence ATGAGAAGTTGGATAAAGCAAGCTGCAATGATACTCTTTTGTATTTCAATATTAATGATGTCTTGGGAAGGTCAAAAAACAGATGCAGCTATGACCACGGGGGCAAGAGGAACTTTAGCATCTGGAGTGACCACCACAGGGTTGAAAGTAATTCCGCACGATTCCATTCGACTGCGAATTTTAGCAAATTCAGATCGTCCGGAGGATCAGTTGGTTAAGCGCGAAATACGGGATGCCATCGTGCAGCAGATGAATGCGTGGGTGGGTGAACTGGACAATCCACAAAGCCTAAATCAAGCCAGAGTGTTGATTGACGCACATTTACCTGAAATTGATCGCTTGGTAGGTGAAGAACTGGCTCTTCGCGGTATAGCGTATGATCATCAGGTGGAGCTGGCAAGTGTACCTTTTCCGACGAAAATGTACGGAGGTCTTGTCTACCCGGCAGGGAATTATGAGGCGCTTCGGGTTACACTGGGGCAAGGGAAAGGGCAAAATTGGTGGTGTGTGCTGTTCCCGCCGTTGTGCTTTATTGATGCAGGCAGTGGTGAAGCAGCAGCACAAACTGTATCGGCAAAAACAAGTCATGAAGACAATCGAACGAACGCCGCTGGCAAGGAGCCGGAAGTACGTTTTTTCCTGTGGGATGCCCTTACGGGGCTGTGGAGCTGGGTGAGTGGCTTGTTTGCCTAA
- a CDS encoding carbohydrate ABC transporter permease, with product MEKTSNYRLSTWVAEILLIVIGLIFLIPFYFLLVNSVKSFGDILAYSASWPTTFRFENYANAWNKINFPTALGNSLIVTIVSNALLLLISSMAAYQMVRHDTLFNRFLFGLLVAAMVVPFQSIMLPLMEVSNVLSLNNSIPGLILCYLGFGAPLSVFLFHGFIKTVPIEVEQAARVDGSSRYGVFFRIVCPLLLPMFVTVLILNTLWIWNDYLLPSLILNDPELRTIPIATYMLFGQYTKQWDLALPALVLGITPIVVFFLVMQKYIVSGIAAGAVKG from the coding sequence ATGGAAAAAACATCGAACTATCGTTTAAGCACATGGGTAGCTGAAATATTGCTTATTGTGATTGGGTTGATCTTTCTAATTCCGTTCTATTTTTTGCTCGTGAACTCGGTTAAATCTTTTGGAGACATTTTGGCTTATTCCGCTTCGTGGCCGACAACCTTCCGTTTTGAAAACTATGCTAACGCCTGGAATAAAATAAACTTTCCCACAGCACTGGGGAATTCACTGATCGTCACCATCGTCAGCAATGCGCTTTTGCTGCTGATCAGCTCGATGGCCGCCTACCAAATGGTTCGGCATGATACTCTTTTTAATCGGTTCCTGTTCGGGCTGCTTGTGGCTGCGATGGTCGTACCTTTTCAATCGATTATGTTGCCGCTTATGGAAGTGTCCAACGTATTGAGCCTGAACAACAGCATACCAGGACTGATTTTGTGCTATCTGGGTTTTGGAGCGCCTTTATCAGTTTTTCTGTTTCATGGTTTTATTAAAACGGTGCCTATTGAGGTTGAGCAAGCGGCGAGAGTAGATGGTTCCTCTCGCTACGGGGTGTTCTTTCGCATCGTTTGTCCACTGTTGCTCCCTATGTTCGTGACCGTACTTATTTTGAATACGTTATGGATCTGGAATGATTATCTGCTGCCTTCGCTCATTTTGAATGATCCTGAGCTGCGTACGATTCCGATTGCGACCTATATGCTGTTTGGTCAATATACCAAGCAATGGGACTTGGCGTTGCCCGCACTGGTGCTCGGAATCACGCCAATCGTTGTGTTTTTTCTGGTGATGCAAAAATACATCGTTTCTGGCATTGCGGCCGGAGCGGTTAAAGGCTGA
- the upp gene encoding uracil phosphoribosyltransferase translates to MAKLVVCDHPLIQHKLTFIRDVRTNTKDFRELVDEVATLMAYEITRDIPLESITVQTPVAETEGKVISGRMLGLIPILRAGLGMLDGVVKLLPAAKVGHVGLFRDPETLQPVEYYTKLPTDVTERELIVIDPMLATGGSAIAAIDVLKKRGCTQIKMMNLIAAPEGVKAVQDAHPDVDIYVAALDERLDDHGYIIPGLGDAGDRLYGTK, encoded by the coding sequence ATGGCAAAACTGGTGGTTTGCGATCACCCTTTGATCCAACACAAACTTACATTTATCCGCGATGTACGGACCAACACGAAAGATTTCCGTGAACTGGTTGATGAAGTAGCAACTTTGATGGCTTATGAAATTACAAGAGATATTCCGCTGGAGAGCATTACGGTACAGACTCCAGTTGCTGAAACTGAAGGTAAAGTGATTTCTGGTCGTATGTTGGGCCTTATCCCGATTTTGCGTGCAGGCCTGGGTATGCTGGATGGTGTCGTAAAGCTTTTGCCTGCTGCAAAAGTAGGACATGTGGGGTTGTTCCGTGATCCTGAGACATTGCAACCCGTAGAATATTATACGAAGCTGCCTACGGATGTAACTGAACGTGAATTGATCGTAATTGATCCGATGCTTGCAACAGGCGGGTCGGCGATCGCAGCGATTGATGTGTTGAAAAAAAGAGGCTGTACTCAAATTAAAATGATGAATCTGATTGCCGCTCCTGAAGGAGTGAAAGCTGTGCAGGATGCGCATCCTGATGTAGACATTTATGTCGCTGCACTGGACGAGCGTTTGGATGATCATGGTTACATCATTCCGGGTCTTGGGGATGCGGGAGACCGCTTGTACGGGACTAAGTAG
- a CDS encoding low molecular weight protein arginine phosphatase: MKNILFVCTGNTCRSPMAEGMLRKLAAEHGLELEVRSAGVAAMDGASISRHAEAVLRDHDISDQITSTPLSDGLAEWAHLILTLTQGHKQHVIQRFPQTAGKVFTLKEYVEDRDAVLNDVQELDGLYASQQLMASLGQELSAQERERMIELHQRIPGFDISDPFGGSREDYDVTAAEIRVALHKLLDKLKGSSE; the protein is encoded by the coding sequence TTGAAGAATATCTTATTTGTATGCACAGGGAACACCTGTCGCAGTCCAATGGCTGAGGGGATGCTACGTAAGTTGGCTGCTGAGCATGGACTGGAACTGGAAGTGCGTTCCGCTGGAGTAGCTGCGATGGACGGGGCGTCGATATCCCGGCATGCAGAGGCGGTTCTACGTGATCACGATATATCCGATCAGATCACTTCAACCCCTTTAAGCGACGGGCTTGCCGAGTGGGCACATCTGATCTTAACCTTGACGCAAGGACATAAACAGCATGTCATTCAACGGTTTCCACAAACGGCGGGCAAAGTATTTACGCTGAAGGAATATGTGGAGGACCGGGACGCAGTGCTGAATGACGTACAGGAGTTAGATGGTTTGTATGCATCACAGCAGTTGATGGCTTCACTTGGACAAGAGCTATCAGCGCAGGAACGTGAGCGAATGATTGAATTACATCAACGGATTCCGGGCTTCGATATCTCAGATCCGTTTGGCGGTTCGCGGGAGGACTACGATGTCACAGCTGCGGAAATCCGTGTAGCTTTGCATAAGTTGCTGGACAAGCTAAAGGGATCTTCCGAATAA
- the glyA gene encoding serine hydroxymethyltransferase: protein MMEHLRKSDPAVMEAMGLELKRQRHNIELIASENIVSEAVMEAMGSVLTNKYAEGYPNKRYYGGCEHVDIVEDIARDRAKELFGAEHANVQPHSGAQANMAVYLAALQPGDTVLGMNLAHGGHLTHGSPVNASGLLYNFAAYGVREDNFRIDYDEVRKAAFKHRPRLIVAGASAYPRTIDFEAFASIANDVGALFMVDMAHIAGLVAAGIHPSPVPHAQFVTTTTHKTLRGPRGGLILTRKAWAQAIDKAIFPGTQGGPLMHVIASKAVALGEALQPSFKTYAQNVVRNAQVLAETLLAEGINIVSGGTDNHLMLLDTRNLNITGKEAEHVLDSVGITVNKNAIPFDPTSPFVTSGIRIGTPAATSRGMDEEAMVKIGKIIADTLKNPKDDTVLSKASQAVGELTDKFPIYPGTQY, encoded by the coding sequence ATGATGGAACATCTGCGTAAAAGTGACCCGGCAGTGATGGAAGCAATGGGGCTTGAACTGAAACGGCAACGCCACAATATCGAGCTGATCGCATCTGAGAATATCGTCAGTGAAGCAGTAATGGAAGCCATGGGCTCCGTGCTTACCAATAAATATGCTGAAGGTTATCCGAACAAACGCTACTATGGTGGCTGTGAGCATGTAGATATCGTCGAAGATATTGCACGTGACCGTGCGAAAGAACTATTTGGCGCCGAGCATGCGAATGTACAGCCTCACTCTGGAGCGCAGGCTAACATGGCGGTATATCTGGCAGCTCTTCAACCTGGAGATACTGTACTGGGTATGAATCTGGCGCATGGCGGCCACTTAACACACGGAAGCCCGGTTAATGCCTCCGGTTTGTTGTATAACTTTGCTGCTTACGGTGTACGTGAAGACAACTTCCGCATCGACTACGATGAAGTGCGCAAAGCAGCCTTCAAGCACCGCCCTCGTCTGATCGTAGCTGGTGCAAGTGCATATCCGCGTACTATCGATTTTGAAGCCTTTGCTTCCATTGCTAATGATGTAGGTGCTTTATTCATGGTGGATATGGCACATATCGCAGGTCTCGTGGCAGCAGGGATTCATCCTAGTCCGGTTCCCCATGCTCAATTTGTGACAACAACGACGCACAAAACGCTGCGTGGTCCGCGTGGGGGGCTAATTCTGACTCGCAAAGCGTGGGCGCAAGCGATTGATAAAGCTATCTTCCCTGGTACTCAAGGAGGACCACTGATGCACGTGATCGCGTCCAAAGCAGTTGCTTTGGGTGAAGCGCTCCAGCCATCATTCAAAACCTATGCGCAAAACGTAGTTCGCAACGCACAGGTGCTGGCTGAAACACTGCTGGCAGAGGGAATCAACATTGTATCCGGTGGTACGGATAATCACCTGATGCTGTTGGATACTCGCAATTTGAATATTACAGGTAAAGAAGCGGAGCATGTATTGGATTCCGTGGGTATCACGGTCAACAAAAATGCCATTCCTTTCGATCCAACGAGTCCGTTCGTTACCAGCGGCATTCGTATTGGTACACCTGCTGCAACTTCTCGTGGTATGGATGAAGAAGCTATGGTTAAAATTGGTAAAATTATTGCTGATACTCTTAAAAATCCAAAAGATGATACTGTATTGTCCAAAGCAAGCCAAGCGGTGGGCGAGTTGACAGACAAGTTCCCGATCTATCCAGGAACACAATACTAA
- a CDS encoding ABC transporter substrate-binding protein, with protein MKKTVLLVISLMLLLTCMLAGCGNTKAQQSGTKTIHIYQFKVEISEPLNKLKAEYERTHPGIKLDIQSVGGGTDYGASLKAKFASGDQPDIFTNEGYQDRDTWFEYLEDLSDQPWVKDLDDFARKPMTVNGKIYGQPMNLEGFGFVYNKDLFKKAGITKLPQTLDELEEAAKRLKAAGIIPFANGYAEWWVLGNHFINIPFARQPNPESYVADLNQGTARIPGNPVFHQWVKLLDLTLKYGNPNPLTTDYNTQVTLFSTGKAAMMHQGNWTQPQIDGINPNLNLGILPTPIDNNSSTGDKLAVGVASNWVVNKNSPVKQEAKEFLNWLVTSETGKHYITKEFKFVPAFKSIMSSDETTGDLGAEISRHVKEGKIWSWNFQRFSKGLNQDLSSSMQAYIAGVITKDEMLQQFQGAWDNLKYR; from the coding sequence ATGAAAAAGACAGTGCTGCTTGTCATCTCCCTGATGTTGCTGCTTACGTGTATGCTTGCAGGTTGTGGTAATACAAAGGCTCAACAGAGTGGGACCAAAACGATACACATTTATCAATTCAAAGTGGAGATTTCGGAACCGTTGAACAAACTGAAGGCTGAGTATGAAAGAACGCACCCTGGTATCAAGCTGGATATTCAATCTGTCGGTGGGGGTACGGACTACGGTGCTTCGTTGAAGGCTAAATTCGCCTCAGGCGACCAGCCGGACATTTTCACGAATGAGGGTTACCAGGATCGCGATACGTGGTTTGAGTATCTGGAGGATTTGTCGGATCAGCCATGGGTGAAGGACCTGGACGATTTCGCCCGTAAGCCGATGACGGTTAACGGTAAGATTTATGGACAGCCTATGAACCTGGAGGGATTTGGTTTTGTTTATAATAAGGATTTGTTCAAAAAAGCGGGTATAACCAAATTGCCTCAGACGTTAGATGAATTGGAGGAAGCAGCCAAGCGACTGAAAGCAGCAGGGATTATCCCTTTTGCTAACGGCTATGCAGAATGGTGGGTTCTGGGAAACCATTTTATCAATATCCCCTTTGCCAGACAGCCGAACCCGGAGAGTTACGTTGCGGATTTAAACCAAGGAACTGCTCGCATTCCTGGTAACCCCGTGTTCCATCAGTGGGTGAAGTTGCTTGACCTGACTTTAAAATATGGAAACCCCAATCCGCTCACGACGGACTACAATACACAAGTGACACTGTTTTCAACAGGTAAGGCCGCTATGATGCACCAGGGGAACTGGACGCAGCCGCAAATAGATGGAATTAATCCTAACTTGAATTTGGGTATTCTTCCTACGCCTATAGACAATAATTCTTCCACTGGAGACAAACTGGCTGTGGGAGTGGCCTCGAACTGGGTTGTCAACAAAAACTCGCCTGTGAAGCAGGAGGCAAAGGAATTTCTCAACTGGCTGGTCACATCAGAAACAGGTAAGCATTATATTACCAAGGAGTTTAAGTTCGTTCCTGCCTTCAAAAGTATCATGTCCAGTGACGAGACCACAGGTGATTTGGGTGCGGAAATATCACGGCACGTGAAGGAAGGCAAGATATGGAGCTGGAACTTCCAACGCTTTTCAAAGGGGCTAAATCAGGATTTAAGCAGTAGTATGCAAGCCTATATCGCAGGCGTTATTACGAAGGACGAAATGCTTCAGCAATTTCAGGGAGCGTGGGACAATCTGAAGTATAGATAA
- a CDS encoding manganese efflux pump MntP family protein produces the protein MLAASADAGQVVTILIMAVALGMDALSLGVGIGMKGIRLRDVLRISIVIGFFHILMPLLGMFTGHYMSSLLGHVTTYFAGGLLILLGGHMVYNSFKGDGVHVLDHRSPLGLLLFALGVSIDSFSVGVSLGMFQSDLVLTVLAFGFCGGAMAMLGLLLGRKVSRNLGDYGEAVGGAVLLAFGFMFMF, from the coding sequence ATGCTGGCAGCCTCTGCCGATGCTGGGCAGGTTGTAACGATTCTGATCATGGCGGTAGCGCTAGGGATGGATGCGCTGTCGCTGGGCGTAGGGATCGGTATGAAGGGGATACGCCTGCGAGACGTGCTGCGCATCAGCATTGTGATTGGTTTTTTTCACATCCTGATGCCGTTGCTGGGAATGTTCACAGGCCATTATATGAGTTCTTTATTAGGCCATGTGACGACCTATTTCGCAGGGGGATTACTCATCCTTTTGGGCGGGCATATGGTGTACAATTCCTTCAAGGGAGACGGCGTACACGTATTGGATCATCGGTCGCCTTTGGGTCTTTTGCTATTTGCACTTGGGGTGAGCATTGACTCATTTTCTGTGGGAGTGTCCCTGGGGATGTTCCAGAGTGACCTGGTGCTGACTGTTCTGGCCTTTGGTTTTTGCGGGGGAGCGATGGCGATGCTGGGGCTGTTACTGGGGCGCAAGGTCAGCCGCAATCTGGGGGATTATGGAGAGGCGGTGGGCGGTGCCGTTTTGCTGGCATTTGGCTTTATGTTTATGTTTTGA
- a CDS encoding L-threonylcarbamoyladenylate synthase has product MSDKVNQMHDLHVGFVKKEIAEQEQALQPSHTHWWDVRCLVPVESTTVSAISSFEVEKVDSVDSVNNTDGDGSDELSAGQALIAAEKGIREAAVLLQAGETVAFPTETVYGLGADARSTKAVEAVFAAKGRPSDNPLIVHISDAAQLKGMVAEINDTSRALMNAFWPGPLTLVLPVVPQALSSRVTAGLDTVGVRMPDHPIALRLITEAGCPLAAPSANRSGRPSPTLAQHVLEDLEGRIGGILDGGPTGVGLESTVVQAGDDGTVTILRPGGVTAEQLAAVARAVVLDPALAATPGQDVDSLAPRSPGMKYTHYAPRGRLSVVQGPSPVEVTGWIRDALAEAAARGERTAVLAFDDHAAGYAGERVYTLGKLDALHEAAQRLYGVLRRCDEDGVTYILAEACPPKGLGDAVMNRLLKAAGHRIIRL; this is encoded by the coding sequence ATGAGTGATAAAGTGAATCAAATGCATGACTTGCACGTAGGTTTTGTGAAAAAAGAGATAGCAGAGCAGGAGCAGGCGTTACAGCCTTCTCATACACACTGGTGGGATGTAAGATGTCTGGTTCCTGTAGAGAGCACGACTGTATCTGCTATCTCGTCTTTTGAGGTGGAAAAAGTGGATTCCGTTGATTCTGTGAACAACACTGACGGGGATGGTTCTGACGAACTTTCAGCTGGACAGGCTCTGATCGCAGCGGAAAAGGGCATACGCGAGGCCGCCGTACTTCTCCAGGCTGGAGAGACGGTAGCCTTCCCTACGGAAACCGTGTACGGACTGGGGGCCGATGCACGCAGCACGAAAGCGGTGGAGGCGGTATTTGCTGCCAAAGGTCGTCCTTCCGATAACCCGCTCATTGTACATATTTCCGATGCTGCTCAATTAAAAGGCATGGTAGCGGAAATTAACGATACATCCCGAGCGCTGATGAATGCATTTTGGCCAGGACCGCTGACCCTCGTATTGCCGGTAGTGCCGCAGGCACTGTCATCGCGTGTGACAGCAGGTTTGGACACGGTCGGTGTGCGCATGCCGGATCATCCGATCGCGCTGCGCTTGATCACGGAAGCCGGTTGTCCGCTGGCTGCACCAAGCGCCAACCGCTCGGGAAGACCCAGTCCGACTCTAGCACAGCATGTGCTGGAGGACCTGGAGGGTCGCATCGGCGGTATTTTGGACGGAGGTCCCACGGGGGTGGGACTGGAGTCCACGGTAGTGCAAGCGGGTGACGACGGAACCGTCACCATTCTGCGCCCTGGCGGCGTGACGGCTGAACAGCTCGCTGCGGTTGCTCGCGCCGTCGTATTGGACCCGGCGTTGGCTGCCACACCGGGGCAGGATGTCGACAGCCTGGCGCCACGCTCGCCGGGCATGAAGTATACGCACTACGCGCCGCGAGGCCGCTTGAGCGTGGTACAAGGCCCGTCGCCTGTTGAAGTGACGGGCTGGATTCGCGACGCGCTGGCGGAGGCTGCCGCGCGCGGGGAGCGCACGGCGGTGCTCGCGTTCGACGACCATGCCGCCGGCTACGCCGGAGAACGGGTCTACACGCTGGGCAAGCTGGACGCGCTTCATGAGGCAGCGCAGCGTCTATATGGCGTGCTCCGACGCTGCGATGAAGACGGCGTCACCTACATTTTGGCGGAAGCCTGCCCGCCGAAGGGATTGGGAGACGCCGTCATGAATCGACTGCTTAAAGCGGCAGGTCATCGAATTATCCGATTGTAG
- a CDS encoding carbohydrate ABC transporter permease, translated as MSQRKSAQLLQQLIFVGPMALFFVLIMVIPFLLGLYYSMTNWDGVSEHVRWLGLGNYIHIFKDDPDFRNAFWFTVRFTVCGVILTNLVGFFLAYALTKPLRTRNALRTVFFMPNMIGGLLLGFIWQFIFVRGFSAVGEATGLSFFKLPWLGDGPTAFWGTVIVFVWQYAGYLMVIYISSLNNVPHALIESAQIDGASRRQVLRHIVVPLIMPAVTVCLFLAISWSFKVFELNLALTKGGPFKATESVALDIYNEAFTNNRLGLGTAKAMIFFVVVAIITSIQVRLTKKKEVEM; from the coding sequence TTGAGCCAAAGAAAATCCGCGCAATTATTGCAGCAGCTCATATTTGTAGGACCGATGGCGTTGTTTTTCGTCTTAATTATGGTCATTCCGTTCCTGTTGGGGCTGTATTATTCCATGACGAACTGGGATGGCGTATCTGAACATGTCCGATGGCTCGGACTAGGGAATTACATTCATATTTTTAAAGATGATCCGGACTTCCGTAATGCATTTTGGTTTACGGTCCGCTTTACCGTATGTGGTGTCATTCTAACTAACCTGGTGGGCTTTTTCCTGGCCTATGCGCTTACAAAGCCGTTGCGTACCCGCAATGCACTGCGAACTGTATTTTTTATGCCTAATATGATCGGCGGCTTGCTGCTCGGCTTCATCTGGCAATTTATATTTGTACGCGGCTTTTCGGCGGTGGGAGAGGCCACAGGGCTTTCTTTTTTCAAACTGCCGTGGTTAGGTGATGGGCCGACTGCATTTTGGGGAACTGTCATTGTGTTTGTTTGGCAATACGCAGGTTATCTCATGGTTATTTACATATCCTCTCTAAATAATGTCCCGCATGCTCTTATTGAATCAGCCCAAATTGATGGTGCGAGCCGAAGACAGGTTTTGCGTCATATCGTGGTGCCGCTTATTATGCCAGCAGTGACCGTCTGCTTGTTCCTGGCGATATCCTGGTCCTTTAAAGTATTTGAGCTGAATTTGGCTTTGACAAAGGGTGGACCATTCAAGGCGACAGAGTCTGTAGCGTTGGACATATATAATGAAGCGTTTACAAATAATCGACTTGGATTGGGAACTGCTAAGGCTATGATTTTCTTCGTGGTCGTTGCGATCATTACCAGCATTCAGGTGCGCCTCACGAAGAAAAAGGAGGTCGAAATGTAA
- a CDS encoding TIGR01440 family protein: protein MVEQLDHEISLEAQTASVVREIAEVASLKAGRLLVIGASTSEVAGSRIGTAGALDVAQQVLSGVESVRREYGFDVAFQCCEHLNRALVVERSLLERLGLMEVAAVPVRTAGGSMATVAYRSMDDACLAANVQAHAGIDIGETLIGMHLRPIAVPFRPSLRWIGEARVTAAFTRPPLIGGQRAVYSLEQEAGGNCD from the coding sequence ATGGTAGAACAATTGGATCATGAGATTTCACTCGAAGCACAGACCGCTTCTGTCGTGCGGGAAATTGCAGAAGTGGCCAGTCTTAAAGCTGGTCGCCTGCTGGTTATTGGCGCAAGCACGAGTGAAGTGGCTGGAAGTCGGATCGGCACAGCAGGAGCGCTGGATGTGGCTCAGCAAGTGTTGTCTGGAGTAGAATCCGTTCGCAGAGAGTATGGCTTTGATGTGGCGTTTCAATGCTGTGAGCACTTGAACCGAGCACTGGTCGTTGAACGTTCTCTACTGGAGCGATTAGGCCTGATGGAGGTTGCGGCTGTTCCTGTTCGTACAGCAGGGGGCTCTATGGCTACCGTTGCCTATCGCTCTATGGACGATGCGTGTCTGGCGGCGAATGTGCAGGCTCATGCCGGGATAGACATCGGCGAAACGCTGATTGGCATGCATTTGCGCCCGATTGCCGTTCCGTTTCGCCCAAGCCTTCGCTGGATTGGTGAAGCACGTGTGACGGCTGCGTTCACTCGTCCTCCGCTTATTGGCGGACAACGGGCAGTGTACAGTCTGGAACAAGAAGCCGGTGGAAACTGCGATTAG